A window of Plasmodium malariae genome assembly, chromosome: 5 contains these coding sequences:
- the PmUG01_05026300 gene encoding conserved Plasmodium protein, unknown function produces MEYKEKPEGPFFVSFYITNFTASDELASYKITVTDFYGNSYESNVINTNGHRQINFPNNYIEINEESAINDIVEHSLKIETFAKANNIDDNDNKEDNATCDGNFISIASENIKTFPFLHEQLIITKNVIVSYKYEEKKDEQNNKENTENEKYKKKKINEKEEKKKNKKKDKGKNNSKGESDKLKNCIKTDINISFYITFNINSLVGHYCGRSNYNIMNIRVDGVYNIPASVGEKIPKKAALSFQLKFLDFCFTDGTLEEETERDKYSIKWGKNNIYKYRNIKETEYIYNFLFYESFDVNAYLLCFNENKKQKDGASTKMVECLCGMFEVNISDVISNRVINSKYKLKNMNAPKKETQTIQDSKTSEDLFIYNNAYVVLTIEFYKPICLTGKDSLFLHKNGIIVNIVVNIVVNIIVNIVVNIVVNIVVNIVVNIVVNIVVNIVLILEGIYFVNSEINKLKKEDQIKIYQKSKEYFSFLNNLKENAAYISLYNSVKNVMIKIMYEIINKKIYKNFNLHEDIAFTDEEEEEEQQKEQKEQQKEQKEQKEQKEQQEQQKSDAEQEGQVKEGNPRNGKGSPQEERQKQEHEKQPQLIKQQHVQQIPQVPELCEWSEKENTMCEENLNCIFAHLFNLVQESSNIIINSYFEKQENFNNNAIDEIKKKNNINDLEKYLYNIIMENEFLLKEKKNEHFSEAVLVLLFKKLINTHYENNNKKKISNMNTFVESQNDNHLVNIIENYTEYEDNCNGENTVHENNYLYKRNEKRKSKIQSQNNSLTGLINTICAKNKNNSPSFYLFEYIEHFEHIILNKNILTQKKEYFKECIQQEDIILILNLEQNKHVKKLFTDIIYKYAKILLITNNMDNLNCKKERQQICYKQYRASKQNNPNNTNPDFANYSESHHDYGFHQNYDSYEKYININKIETCVGCLSAYIQLANFEDVESIFILSLLYLNIHKYKEALNLVGYLLEIIKRRRAENKKKTNKNTIDRKKADHITDDCKNEDYKNEDYKNEDYKNEDCKNEDYKNEDYKNEDCKNEDCKNENYKNENYKNENYKNEDCITEKQMDLKNLHLYSTFNYNNLNITKEICIYIKALCYFFQRNYIYYYINMCILLNTNENVLKREIEKNVNLFQEDKEKNVNTQFDGKESIKKEEDSPRDEKKNKGSKKSIRKKEQIVAGRAGEVNKDVNKVDDANKVDDANKVDDADKVDDANKVDDANKVDDANKVDDANKVDDANKVDDANKVDDANKVDDANKVDDANKVDDANKVDDANKVDDVNKVDDVNKVDDVNDEEEANKENTLEEAKTKTKGKAKKRGQQTPTNNGSTAVFPEIRVDNIPLKDKYMILFLIYCIKFNMLNIVMYICENKNKFLTEVSINTNLYKQLTIRAFFAIKDYVKCVELIEERKEHLNNLDILYIYGQSLYKLRDYEKCIEPLKNYLKLCTSNNICAKIYVQLSKIYICLNLFEECKIMIKNSLQICSTSYAYIYFAYYYLRRKKYLFAYKLLYKSNEINIFNYKLWAYLSIVFLHLNMKRESDRSLSNFIKMKKYNKDVISDIIAAYKKLGYEKEEKQLLTLCKQMD; encoded by the exons ATGGAGTATAAGGAAAAGCCTGAGGGACCGttctttgtttctttttac attaCAAATTTCACCGCATCCGATGAGTTAGCTTCGTACAAAATAACTGTAACAG ATTTCTACGGCAATTCTTACGAATCAAATGTTATAAACACAAATGGGCATCGTCAAATTAATTTTCCAAACAACTACATTGAGATTAATGAGG AAAGTGCCATAAACGATATAGTTGAACATTCCTTAAAAATTGAAACCTTTGCAAAAGCAAATAACATTGACGATAATGACAACAAAGAGGATAATGCCACCTGTGATGgcaattttatttctatcgCATCagaaaacataaaaactTTCCCGTTTTTACATGAACAGTTAATAATTACCAAAAATGTTATAGTATCTTATAAAtacgaagaaaaaaaggatgaacagaataataaagaaaatactgaaaatgaaaaatacaaaaagaaaaaaattaatgaaaaagaagaaaaaaagaaaaataaaaaaaaagacaagggcaaaaataattcaaaaggGGAATCGGACAAGTTGAAGAATTGTATAAAGACGGATATCAATATAA GCTTTTATATCACGTTCAACATAAATTCCTTGGTCGGACACTACTGCGGAAGATCGAACTACAATATAATGAACATAAGG GTTGACGGGGTGTATAACATACCCGCGTCTGTCGGCGAGAAGATACCAAAAAAAGCTGCTCTCTCTTTTCAA TTAAAGTTTCTCGACTTCTGTTTCACGGATGGTACCCTTGAAGAAG AGACAGAACGTGATAAGTATAGCATTAAGTGgggtaaaaataatatatacaaataccgAAATATAAAG GAAACTGagtatatttacaattttttgttctatgAATCATTCGATGTTAATGCTTATTTGCTATgctttaatgaaaataaaaagcaaaaag ACGGAGCATCCACCAAAATGGTGGAATGCTTATGTGGAATGTTCGAAGTTAACATATCAGACGTCATATCTAATAGAg TCATTAACTCAAAGTACAAactgaaaaatatgaatgcACCAAAAAAGGAAACCCAAACCATACAAGACAGTAAAACTAGTGAAGACTTATTCATTTACAATAATGCCTATGTTGTATTAACCATCGAATTTTATAAAC CAATATGTTTAACAGGTAAGGACTCACTTTTCCTGCATAAAAATGGCATAATAGTGAATATCGTAGTGAATATCGTAGTGAATATCATAGTGAATATCGTAGTGAATATCGTAGTGAATATCGTAGTGAATATCGTAGTGAATATCGTAGTGAATATCGTAGTGAATATCGT ATTAATTCTTGAAGGCATTTATTTTGTCAATAGTGAAATTAATAAACTGAAAAAGGAAgatcaaataaaaatttaccaAAAATcgaaagaatatttttccttcttaAATAACTTGAAGGAAAATGCTGCTTACATTAGTTTGTACAACAGTGTGAAAAATGTCATG ataaaaataatgtacgaaattataaacaaaaaaatttataaaaattttaatctaCACGAGGATATTGCATTTACGGACgaggaagaagaggaagaacaACAGAAAGAACAGAAAGAACAACAGAAAGAACAGAAAGAACAGAAAGAACAGAAAGAACAACAGGAACAACAAAAGAGTGATGCAGAACAAGAGGGACAGGTAAAAGAAGGAAATCCAAGGAATGGAAAAGGAAGCCCACAGGAAGAGCGGCAAAAACAGGAACACGAAAAACAGCCTCAACTGATAAAGCAGCAACATGTTCAGCAAATACCGCAAGTGCCTGAACTATGCGAGTGGAGCGAAAAGGAAAATACCATGTGTGAGGAAAACTTGAACTGCATTTTTGCGCATTTATTTAATCTTGTTCAGGAGTCGTcgaacataataataaacagCTATTTTGAAAAGcaagaaaattttaacaataatgctatagatgaaataaaaaaaaaaaacaatatcaACGACTTGGAAAAgtacttatataatattatcatggaaaatgaatttttgttgaaagagaaaaagaatgAACATTTTTCCGAAGCAGTATTAGTtctactttttaaaaagctGATAAATACACATTATGAAaacaacaataaaaaaaaaattagcaaTATGAACACATTTGTGGAAAGTCAAAATGATAATCAtcttgttaatattatagaaaattataCCGAATATGAAGATAACTGCAATGGGGAAAATACTGTTCATgagaataattatttgtataaaaggaatgaaaaaagaaaaagcaaaatacaAAGCCAGAACAATAGCTTAACTGGGTTAATAAATACCATTTgcgcaaaaaataaaaataattctcctagcttttatttatttgaatatattgaACATTTTgagcatataattttaaataagaatatattaactcaaaaaaaggaatactTTAAAGAATGCATACAACAGGaagatattatattaattctgaatttagaacaaaataaacatgtcaaaaaattatttaccgatattatttacaaatacGCTAAAATTCTGCTAATAACAAATAACATGGACAatttaaattgtaaaaaGGAAAGACAGCAAATATGCTATAAACAGTATCGTGCCTCCAAACAAAACAATCCAAATAACACAAACCCGGACTTTGCAAATTATTCGGAGTCTCACCATGATTATGGTTTTCATCAAAATTATGActcttatgaaaaatatattaacatcaATAAAATCGAGACCTGTGTGGGTTGTCTGTCAGCCTATATACAGCTAGccaatttt GAAGACGTTGAAagcattttcattttaagtCTACTGTActtaaatattcataaatataaagaggCGCTAAATCTGGTTGGTTACCTATtggaaattataaaaaggagGAGagcagaaaataaaaaaaaaactaacaAGAACACAATTGATAGAAAAAAAGCTGATCACATAACAGATGACTGCAAAAATGAGGACTACAAAAATGAGGACTACAAAAACGAGGACTACAAAAATGAGGACTGCAAAAACGAGGACTACAAAAATGAGGACTACAAAAATGAGGACTGCAAAAACGAGGACTGCAAAAACGAGAACTACAAAAATGAGAACTACAAAAATGAGAACTACAAAAATGAGGACTGCATAACAGAAAAACAAATGGACTTGAAGAATCTACATTTATACAGCACATTCAACTAcaacaatttaaatataactaaagaaatttgtatatatataaaagcgCTGTGCTACTTTTTCCAAcgcaattatatatactattatattaACATGTGCATTCTTTTAAATACGAATGAAAATGTTCTCAAAAgggaaattgaaaaaaatgtcAACTTGTTTCAagaagataaagaaaaaaatgtaaatacgCAGTTCGACGGTAAAGAGAGTATAAAGAAGGAAGAAGACTCGCCCAGGGatgagaagaaaaataagggTTCCAAGAAGAGCATCAGGAAAAAGGAACAGATAGTAGCTGGAAGAGCGGGAGAAGTGAACAAAGATGTTAACAAAGTAGACGATGCTAACAAAGTAGACGATGCTAACAAAGTAGACGATGCTGACAAAGTAGACGATGCTAACAAAGTAGACGATGCTAACAAAGTAGACGATGCTAACAAAGTAGACGATGCTAACAAAGTAGACGATGCTAACAAAGTAGACGATGCTAACAAAGTAGACGATGCTAACAAAGTAGACGATGCTAACAAAGTAGACGATGCTAACAAAGTAGACGATGCTAACAAAGTAGACGATGCTAACAAAGTAGACGATGTTAACAAAGTAGATGATGTTAACAAAGTAGATGATGTGAACGATGAGGAGGAGGCGAACAAGGAGAACACTTTAGAAGaagcaaaaacaaaaacaaaaggcaaagcaaaaaaaaggggGCAGCAAACACCTACCAATAACGGAAGCACAGCGGTTTTCCCTGAAATTCGTGTAGACAACATACCATTGAaggataaatatatgattttgtttcttatatattgcataaaatttaatatgttaaatattgTCATGTACAtttgtgaaaataaaaataagtttttaaCGGAAGTGTCCATAAATACTAATTTGTACAAGCAATTAACTATTAGGGCATTTTTTGCTATTAAAG aTTATGTAAAGTGTGTTGAGCTCATTGAAGAAAGGAAAGAACACCTTAACAACTTAGacattctttatatttatggtCAAAGTTTGTACAAGTTAAGGGATTACGAAAAATGTATTGAgcctttaaaaaattatttaaaattatgtacaagcaataatatttgcgcaaaaatttatgtacagttaagcaaaatatatatttgtttaaatcTATTTGAAGAGTGCAAAATTATGATTAAGAATTCATTGCAAATATGTTCAACAAgttatgcttatatatactttgcttattattatttaagaagaaaaaaatatttgtttgcATATAAACTGTTATATAAGTCGAATGAAatcaacatttttaattacaaaCTCTGGGCATACCTATCGATAGTGTTCCTACACTTGAATATGAAG AGAGAATCCGATAGAAGTTTAAgtaatttcattaaaatgaaaaagtacaATAAGGATGTTATTTCTGATATCATCGCAGCATACAAAAAACTTGGTTAcgagaaagaagaaaaacaattattaacattatgTAAACAAAtggattaa
- the PmUG01_05026400 gene encoding conserved Plasmodium protein, unknown function: MTEGRHRKEHVKNPVDYMLLFISYIIIWSILFVYCFIRKIKEFYKLQIYFKLLFLRNIVQGIFNKCTITHVKKLYKNIFLSFLAFLKNENNSTILLSKHISKVPKHIYIVLKMSDIIILHKKKLMNYILNILIYLYELKVQYVTIYVADHFFNSLFYDNLTQGLCGHNFYMNRVIQSTRQVSRNITNRGTCTCRGFNSSNCTTANDANSDRTSNSCTTSNCANCGCTSNRCSTSNCANCSCTSNRCFTSNCANCSCTSNRCFTSNCANCSCTSNRCSTSNCANCSCTSNRCSTSNCNCPQCDAHGAPDEFIITKMSCPVNNFSSQKGRRKFSKMYCTYENFSLHLKFMNKYFSHDKLINIAEHSNITSEGELIAENFLPSTNKSIENVLRKMFDLDKKEFYDKNENFLKQIWYVFYYFPKEVMGAFFCKFKYFYCLFKQKIASLFSKIFEFVKMDFSFFRRLIAQKFSQNKWKKILHGQTKWSNGMMDTSKHLTENGSIDIRKEERQPADKRPPSQAKSTYLSSSLNISSIQKNRTLNYNTHDELFESCLLQNDDKSVEIIKNFINNNIPLYVKPIYIDVFRNNFNALYNYIPVDVVISLRMGLIDYLLSTLICYKTKKNVPKKNCIKFLFEYFSSFVFLYNIIHPFEQNGIQPWVLSDAEIYEFFSYNINSVKKAIMYYSSSMQRYGR; this comes from the coding sequence ATGACTGAGGGAAGGCACAGAAAAGAGCATGTAAAGAACCCAGTTGATTATATGTTATtgtttatatcatatataattatatggtccatattatttgtgtattgttttattagaaaaattaaagaattttataaattacagatatattttaaattactctttttaagaaatattgtTCAaggaatttttaataaatgtacaaTAACACATGTTAAGAAGTTATATaagaacatatttttatcgtttttagcatttttaaaaaatgaaaataatagtacCATTTTATTAAGTAAACATATTAGCAAGGTACCtaaacatatttacattGTACTAAAAATGAgtgatattataatattacacaAAAAGAAACTCATGAATTATATTCTGAAcatactaatatatttatatgaattgaAAGTCCAATATGTAACTATATATGTGGCTGaccatttttttaattccttattttatgataatttgACGCAGGGTTTGTGTGgacataatttttacatgaaCAGAGTAATTCAGTCGACTAGGCAGGTTAGTAGAAACATCACTAACAGAGGCACCTGCACATGTAGAGGTTTCAATAGTAGCAACTGCACTACTGCCAATGATGCTAACAGCGATCGCACTAGTAACAGTTGCACTACTTCCAACTGTGCCAACTGCGGTTGCACCAGTAACCGTTGCTCCACTTCCAACTGTGCTAACTGCAGTTGCACCAGTAACCGTTGCTTCACTTCCAACTGTGCTAACTGCAGTTGCACCAGTAACCGTTGCTTCACTTCCAACTGTGCTAACTGCAGTTGCACCAGTAACCGTTGCTCCACTTCCAACTGTGCTAACTGCAGTTGCACCAGTAACCGTTGCTCCACTTCCAACTGTAATTGCCCGCAATGCGATGCTCACGGCGCACCAGACGAATTcattataacaaaaatgtCCTGTcctgttaataatttttcctcTCAAAAGGGAAGAAGAAAGTTCTCAAAAATGTATTGCACTTACGAAAATTTTTCACtccatttaaaatttatgaacaaatatttttctcatGACAAGTTAATAAACATAGCTGAGCACAGTAATATTACTTCCGAAGGTGAACTAATAgctgaaaattttttaccaAGTACTAATAAAAGTATAGAAAACGTATTAAGGAAAATGTTTGATCTTgacaaaaaagaattttatgataaaaatgaaaattttttgaaacaaATATggtatgttttttattattttccgaAAGAAGTAATGGGagcatttttttgtaaattcaaatatttttattgcttGTTCAAGCAAAAAATAGCTAGCCTTTTTTCGAAAATTTTcgaatttgtaaaaatggatttttcattttttcgaAGATTAATAGCACAAAAATTCTCTCAAAATAagtggaaaaaaatattgcatgGACAAACAAAATGGTCAAATGGGATGATGGACACAAGTAAGCACTTAACCGAGAATGGATCTATAGATATAAGGAAAGAAGAAAGACAGCCTGCTGACAAACGTCCTCCTTCCCAAGCTAAAAGTACTTACTTGAGTAGTTCACTAAATATTAGTAGCATACAGAAAAACAGGACACTAAACTATAACACTCATGATGAACTTTTTGAAAGCTGCTTACTACAAAATGATGATAAGTCCGTAGagattattaaaaattttattaataacaaCATTCCTTTGTATGTAAAgcccatatatatagatgtTTTTCGTAATAACTTCAATGcactatataattatatacctGTTGATGTAGTTATTTCCTTACGAATGGGATTAATAGATTACCTTTTATCTACacttatatgttataaaacgaaaaaaaatgttcccaaaaaaaattgtatcaaatttttatttgaatattttagttcatttgtttttttgtacaaTATTATTCATCCATTTGAACAAAATGGAATACAACCATGGGTCTTATCAGATGCAgaaatttatgaattttttagttataatattaactCTGTGAAAAAGGCAATAATGTACTACAGCAGTTCGATGCAAAGGTACGGAcgttaa
- the PmUG01_05026500 gene encoding conserved Plasmodium protein, unknown function yields MYVTVGTNDILITINDFVNKNSSTYQLTDISNSIKINELINKIKLLKNYTYENSSLVLYFARVECKLDEKLSTYNKSNRKTIKLELYLSSLITVNVRTLQSCGSGTSRCIPLWSACFRQTIKIKIVDTSEVRVLKQKIYNLTDESVSIPVENIVLLYKGAPLNNFLTLKESELVDNCRIDYFVPICYIYKEKKENDEDDSDECEENKARNELQDMTGKKINAEKTINMEKKEINNDAVKGSEKKEVGNEKLESTEK; encoded by the exons ATGTACGTAACGGTAGGTACTAACgatatattaattacaaTAAACGACTTTGTTAATAAGAACTCGTCGACGTACCAGCTGACTGATATTAGCaatagtattaaaataaatgaacttattaataaaattaaattattaaaaaattatacatatgagAATTCATCATTGGTGTTATACTTTGCGAGGGTGGAATGTAAGCTGGATGAAAAATTATCTACGTATAATAAATCAAATAGAAAAACcataaaattagaattataCTTATCATCATTGATTACAGTTAATGTTAGAACGCTACAGTCATGTGGGTCAGGAACAAGCCGATGTATTCCTTTATGGTCCGCATGCTTTAGACAaactattaaaataaaaattgtcgACACGAGTGAAGTCCGAGTGCTGaagcaaaaaatttataatctAACGGATGAGTCTGTTTC aataCCCGTTGAGAATATTGTACTGCTCTATAAAGGCGCACCCCTAAACAACTTCTTAACCCTTAAAGAGTCAGAGCTAGTTGACAATTGTAGAATTGATTATTTTGTACCAATATGTTACATATACAAagaaaagaaggaaaatgaTGAGGATGACAGTGATGAATGTGAAGAGAATAAGGCGCGTAATGAACTTCAGGATATGAcagggaaaaaaataaacgcggaaaaaacaataaacatggaaaaaaaagagattaATAATGATGCAGTTAAAggaagtgaaaaaaaagaagtggGTAATGAAAAATTGGAGAGCActgagaaataa
- the PmUG01_05026600 gene encoding conserved protein, unknown function yields the protein MYVLFRDQIKNEDDQNDNQQVELNLQNNLSSENDNTLTSKYLRKENRRFKHNLNVLDKYKPLSNILGSTYEQKLELAADKQNELDISKNKKNAHPTGIVIAVCLGTDFHFSAFVKDFKTNNINNNFIKIKKVYSEVIFCSAFEQKKIFFLFRFGCIVLWDFDIKEKEILFLNLKDYLSEAYTENNNELDSMFYIMNIPNDDNELKSIKEVDRRSFKIKNDVIYIYTNNIFEKLSYSYAFAQSVKLSYFEKVVDDTIDKTKSIPECLARTGKIQLKKNDISKKIGELFVNRFYINLNTDILDTPEIFWDHDDFTDTYEHFRKYLDISKRVEILNHRLDIIKDLYDMLQNELTIQHGYKLEWIVIYLICIEVIIDIVWTIIIKGVFKWS from the exons ATGTATGTGCTTTTTAGAGATCAAATAAAGAATGAGGACGATCAAAATGACAATCAGCAAGTAGAACTCAACCTccaaaataatttatcttCGGAAAAT GATAACACACTGACCTCCAAATACTTAAGGAAAGAAAATAGGAGGTTTAAGCATAATTTG AATGTTTTGGATAAATATAAGCCTCTGTCAAATATTCTGGGAAGTACATACGAACAA AAACTTGAATTAGCGGCTGACAAGCAAAATGAGTTAGACATATCGAAAAATaag aaaaatgcACATCCAACGGGAATTGTAATAGCGGTCTGTCTTGGTACCGATTTT CACTTCTCTGCATTTGTAAAAGATTTTAAAacgaataatataaataataattttatcaa aataaaaaaagtgtacAGTGAAGTAATATTCTGCTCGGCATttgaacagaaaaaaatttttttcttgtttcgTTTTGGTTGCATTGTCCTATGGGATTTCGACATAAAGGAGAAGGAA atattatttttaaatctgAAGGATTACTTAAGTGAAGCATATACAGAAAATAACAACGAACTGGACAGCATGTTTTATATCATGAATATTCCGAATGATGATAATGAACTTAAAAGCATAAAAGAAGTTGATAGACGATCTTTTAAGATAAAGAAtgatgttatttatatttacacaaacaatatatttgaaaagtTAAGCTACTCGTATGCATTTGCCCAG AGCGTAAAGTTATCATACTTCGAAAAAGTAGTAGATGATACTATTGACAAGACAAAGAGTATACCAG AGTGCTTAGCTAGAACGGGAAAGATACagttaaagaaaaatgacataagtaaaaaaattggaGAACTGTTTGTGAATagattttatattaatttgaaCACTGATATATTGGACACTCCag AAATTTTCTGGGACCACGATGACTTTACTGACACGTATGAGCATTTCCGCAAATATCTAGATATCTCAAAAAGAGTGGAAATATTAAATCATAG GTTAGACATAATTAAGGATTTGTACGATATGTTACAGAACGAGTTAACGATTCAG CATGGCTATAAGCTAGAATGGATAGTGATATACTTAATATGCATAGAAGTTATTATAGACATTGTGTGGACAATCATTATTAAGGGGGTCTTTAAGTGGAGCTAA
- the PLP4 gene encoding perforin-like protein 4, putative translates to MENRSAAKRSKKVLCVCLFTACFLLSYTKCNVKTNESNDSNDEIFSKYIGKGYDILFGYPLPNNELIEDPGFKEIIINTSNCIDVINENVCQKGEYFNFIDNINDVTNLAMDNINVDQLDRNIKPFSASMPYSSYFVNLEMEKKKYLVVQNSCVHTYATYNLRNFTNNINKNFLVDIEKLPILSKKKNEKKCPKLLYLGDPNSEYCSKYIKPWMKFFKKYGTHLVIAAHFGAKSFNTLEITLQKLEQIKIYNYKYPLRDVPYLNVFSFSPLLRDILEEANDSNNNNKKKKKNNNNKKNKNKKKKYNKNNNTNSTNSDREQTPVRGDLEKDIVSMKMGQNNSSNQISSLDIRGGTTMDERWNDLTYEIWKNSVYSNIIPIYLDLISLNSFMRIEKKESYKTALLYYNNLYGIDKENFYLSKNITDVLSDGEQITGSAKGSLTLSCPVGYIKSTGFILIINKSEKLKSLNSQGKRIKIQPCDNKGEYDISCAYRTNSIDVVTFGWMYCVKHSFLRFETIYMDSDGRDDSDDDDKNNGSIGGNTDGSNNDSSYGGKTPSRENSLKIICSEGNTLAFGFKMKLSKKENLEKIKVKPCTAGQNNCTINQTKNDSDYLLWGFCIPLSFHSISLLQLTYIHDANITTNVMGACSNNYINEFDNIFLGFSFSFDYELEEVNVSPCKMNYKFCTSKLDKKKKIPKNGKKHYAGMLLLCRYGGAAEKKFTHR, encoded by the coding sequence GAAATATTTAGCAAATACATAGGGAAGGGTTATGACATTCTGTTTGGTTATCCATTACCAAATAATGAACTTATTGAAGATCCAGGTTTTAAAGAGATAATAATTAACACTAGTAACTGTATTGATGTGattaatgaaaatgtttGTCAAAAAGgggaatattttaattttatagatAACATAAATGATGTTACCAATTTAGCCAtggataatataaatgtggACCAGTTAGATCGAAATATAAAACCATTTTCAGCATCCATGCCATATAGTAGTTATTTTGTTAACTTagaaatggaaaagaaaaaatacctTGTTGTTCAGAATAGTTGTGTTCATACTTATGctacatataatttaagaaattttaCAAACAATATTAACAAGAATTTTTTAGTagatattgaaaaattacctatattatcaaaaaaaaaaaatgaaaaaaaatgccCCAAATTGTTATATCTAGGTGATCCGAACAGTGAATATTgctcaaaatatataaaaccatggatgaaattttttaaaaaatatggaacaCATTTAGTTATTGCAGCACATTTCGGAGCAAAGTCTTTTAACACGTTGGAAATTACACTCCAGAAGTTAGAACAGATCAAGATATACAACTATAAATACCCCCTTAGGGACGTCCCTTACTTGAACGTGTTTAGCTTTTCCCCACTACTACGGGATATTCTGGAAGAGGCGaatgatagtaataataataataagaagaagaagaagaataataataataagaagaataagaataagaagAAGAAGTACAATAAGAACAATAATACAAACAGTACGAATAGTGATAGAGAACAAACACCTGTTAGAGGTGATCTCGAAAAAGACATTGTCTCCATGAAGATGGGACAAAACAATTCAAGTAATCAAATTAGTAGTCTAGATATCAGGGGTGGAACCACAATGGATGAACGGTGGAATGATTTGACTTACGAAATTTGGAAGAATTCAGTTTATTCCAATATTATACCAATTTATCTTGATTTGATTTCTTTAAACTCATTTATGcgtatagaaaaaaaagagtcaTATAAGACAGCTCttttgtattataataatctCTATGGAATAGacaaagaaaatttttatctttcaaaaaatataactgaTGTTTTATCAGATGGTGAACAAATTACTGGTTCAGCGAAAGGGTCCTTAACTTTAAGTTGTCCTGTTGGTTATATCAAAAGTACTGGttttatacttattattAACAAGTCAGAAAAGTTAAAAAGTTTGAACAGTCAAGGAAAAAGAATCAAAATACAGCCATGTGATAATAAAGGGGAATATGATATTTCTTGCGCTTACAGGACAAACAGCATCGATGTAGTCACTTTCGGCTGGATGTACTGCGTGAAGCACAGTTTCTTAAGGTTTGAAACTATATACATGGACAGCGATGGTAGGGATGATagtgatgatgatgataaaaaCAATGGCAGCATTGGTGGCAACACTGATGGAAGTAATAATGACAGCAGTTACGGTGGGAAAACCCCATCCAGGGAAAACTCGTTAAAGATAATATGTTCTGAGGGAAACACTCTAGCATTTGgatttaaaatgaaattatcaaaaaaggaaaatttagaaaagaTTAAAGTTAAGCCTTGTACTGCTGGACAAAATAATTGTACTATTAACCAAACGAAGAATGATTCTGACTATTTATTGTGGGGATTTTGCATCCCTTTATCTTTTCATagtatttcattattacagTTAACATACATTCATGACGCAAATATAACTACTAATGTAATGGGAGCCTGTTcaaataattacataaatgaatttgataatatttttttaggtttttcattttcttttgatTATGAACTAGAAGAAGTAAATGTATCTCCATGTAAAATGAATTACAAATTTTGTACAAGCAAAttagacaaaaaaaagaaaataccaAAAAACGGAAAGAAGCATTATGCCGGGATGCTCTTGCTGTGCAGGTACGGCGGTGCTGCAGAAAAGAAATTCACGCACAGATAA